One genomic window of Thalassolituus hydrocarboniclasticus includes the following:
- a CDS encoding type III PLP-dependent enzyme has product MVVQPEDYYDAESFTRLKEFADKQETPCLVVDKRIFERQLDDLISSFPYAKTYYAIKANPMPELLGILRDRGCCFDVASRYELDKVLAQGVTGDRVSYGNTIKKARDIRYFYEKGVNLFATDSEADLRNIAKAAPGARVFVRILTEGSQTADWPLSRKFGCQTDMAMDLCLLARDLGLVPYGISFHVGSQQRDIGAWDSAIAKVKVIFERLREEDGIELKMINLGGGFPANYISRTNDLKTYAEEITRFLHEDFGEELPEIILEPGRSLVANAGILVSEVVLVSRKDRYGLHRWVFTDVGKFGGLIETMDESIKYPLFVEKKGELEEVVLAGPTCDSADILYEDYKYELPLNLASGDRLYWFSTGAYTTTYSAVEFNGFPPLASFCI; this is encoded by the coding sequence ATGGTTGTTCAACCTGAAGACTACTACGATGCCGAGAGCTTTACTCGCCTGAAAGAATTTGCCGACAAACAGGAAACCCCTTGTCTGGTTGTCGATAAACGTATTTTTGAGCGTCAGCTGGATGATCTGATCAGCAGTTTTCCTTATGCGAAAACGTATTACGCCATTAAAGCCAACCCGATGCCTGAACTGCTGGGCATTCTGCGTGACCGTGGCTGCTGTTTTGACGTGGCTTCGCGCTACGAGCTGGATAAAGTTCTGGCACAGGGTGTGACAGGTGACCGTGTAAGCTATGGCAACACGATCAAGAAAGCCCGGGATATCCGCTACTTCTATGAGAAGGGTGTGAATCTGTTTGCCACCGACTCTGAAGCTGACCTGCGTAATATCGCCAAGGCTGCTCCGGGTGCACGTGTATTTGTGCGTATCCTGACTGAAGGTTCGCAAACTGCCGACTGGCCACTGTCGCGTAAATTCGGTTGTCAGACCGATATGGCGATGGACCTGTGCCTGCTGGCGCGTGATCTGGGTCTGGTGCCTTACGGTATCTCTTTCCACGTAGGTTCTCAGCAGCGTGATATCGGTGCCTGGGACTCGGCGATTGCCAAAGTGAAGGTAATTTTCGAGCGTCTGCGCGAAGAAGACGGCATCGAACTGAAAATGATTAACCTGGGTGGTGGCTTCCCGGCCAACTACATCAGCCGTACCAACGATCTGAAAACCTACGCAGAAGAAATTACCCGTTTCCTGCATGAGGATTTCGGTGAAGAACTGCCGGAAATCATTCTGGAGCCGGGCCGTTCACTGGTGGCCAACGCCGGTATTCTGGTCAGCGAAGTGGTACTGGTCAGCCGTAAAGACCGTTACGGTCTGCACCGCTGGGTATTTACCGATGTGGGTAAATTCGGTGGCCTGATCGAAACCATGGACGAGTCCATCAAATATCCGCTGTTTGTGGAGAAAAAAGGCGAACTCGAAGAAGTGGTTCTGGCCGGCCCAACCTGTGACAGCGCCGATATTCTGTACGAAGACTACAAATACGAGCTGCCACTGAATCTGGCATCCGGTGATCGTCTGTACTGGTTCTCAACCGGTGCATACACCACCACTTACAGTGCTGTGGAATTCAACGGCTTCCCGCCGCTGGCTTCTTTCTGCATCTGA
- a CDS encoding peptidoglycan recognition protein family protein produces the protein MQAVPLELLINGLTVAAGAALLVERFTELLKHVKERANKFFLERDAEAARLAALKTAQQQAAAIQQHLQAGHAPEVAVLKAAESSADSIPPGVDNDHAAFEQHAAISVVPIPVISSESAALNLFMRLAPLGLGIILAGIFDLHLLAMFTGQAIMDIPTLWEQGNWHVIMLQSLDTLLSGLLIGGGSQPVHMLMLFLTTRRLTDSEKQALQEVIDPGEEARCQPSAQTPEVIHLASDERVGSVLPGPDIHYAGGVNPQSLEQVHRRSGEPEQIVVHHTAMNSALGFNAIVDEFIGQKKWLTGYHCVIMPDGSIRPFCRWDRAGNHARGHNDRTLGIAFHGNFHNQPHDRFANSDGRYGPLKPTAAQLDAGARVIALWLNLYPQMPGALTQAVVPHRALEGADTVCPGNQFPFAELLSRTGAYCNAWQTSATAQAGLQAFRQKPYIYALNTSAAGGQHGQL, from the coding sequence ATGCAAGCCGTACCTCTGGAATTGCTTATCAACGGTCTGACCGTGGCCGCCGGTGCTGCCTTATTGGTCGAACGCTTCACCGAACTTCTCAAACACGTTAAAGAACGTGCCAATAAATTCTTTCTTGAACGCGATGCTGAAGCAGCCAGACTGGCGGCACTGAAAACCGCACAGCAACAGGCTGCAGCCATTCAGCAGCATTTGCAGGCCGGCCATGCGCCGGAGGTTGCAGTATTAAAAGCTGCAGAGAGTTCTGCTGACAGTATCCCTCCTGGTGTTGATAACGATCATGCCGCCTTCGAGCAGCACGCAGCCATCAGCGTTGTTCCCATTCCGGTAATATCCAGCGAAAGTGCAGCGCTCAATTTATTTATGCGCCTCGCGCCTTTGGGGCTGGGCATTATTCTCGCCGGCATTTTTGATCTGCATCTGTTGGCGATGTTTACCGGACAAGCGATTATGGATATTCCAACCCTGTGGGAGCAGGGCAACTGGCACGTCATTATGCTGCAATCGCTGGATACTCTGTTGTCGGGTTTATTGATTGGCGGTGGCAGCCAGCCGGTGCATATGCTGATGCTGTTTTTAACCACCCGCCGTTTAACCGACAGTGAAAAGCAGGCGCTACAGGAAGTAATTGATCCGGGTGAAGAGGCGCGCTGCCAGCCTTCAGCGCAGACGCCGGAAGTTATTCATCTGGCCAGCGACGAGCGCGTTGGCAGTGTTTTACCCGGCCCGGATATTCACTATGCCGGCGGCGTTAATCCGCAGAGTCTGGAGCAGGTTCACCGCCGCAGTGGTGAGCCGGAGCAGATTGTTGTGCACCACACGGCGATGAATTCGGCGCTGGGTTTTAATGCCATTGTGGATGAATTTATCGGGCAGAAAAAATGGCTTACCGGTTATCACTGCGTGATTATGCCTGATGGCAGTATCCGTCCGTTCTGCCGTTGGGACCGCGCGGGTAATCATGCCAGGGGCCACAACGACCGCACGCTGGGCATTGCCTTTCACGGTAATTTTCATAATCAGCCACACGACCGCTTTGCCAACAGCGATGGCCGCTATGGCCCACTGAAACCAACCGCTGCACAGCTGGATGCCGGAGCCCGGGTAATTGCCCTGTGGCTGAATCTGTATCCGCAAATGCCCGGCGCGCTGACACAGGCGGTAGTTCCGCACCGTGCACTGGAAGGTGCTGATACTGTGTGTCCGGGAAATCAGTTTCCTTTTGCCGAATTACTCAGCCGTACCGGGGCTTATTGCAACGCCTGGCAAACATCCGCTACCGCTCAGGCCGGGCTGCAGGCCTTCCGCCAGAAACCCTATATTTATGCCCTGAACACAAGCGCCGCAGGAGGTCAGCATGGACAGCTTTGA
- a CDS encoding ABC transporter ATP-binding protein, giving the protein MLRLFERFVNPFPPEHPQQPPAGIFAFCRHYTRGLEVPLVFMSLLTALLAVLEVMMFGFMGNLVDWLSQRTPDTLLAEEGSRLLLMSLMVVLVMPLVVFFHTLLVHQTLLGNYPMKIRWLTHRYLLKQSLGFYQDEFAGRLATKVMQTALAVRETVMKLMDLAVYILVYFTSVLVMVALADWRLMLPMLAWLALYICAQLYFVPKLKRIATEQADARSTMTGRVVDSYTNIQTVKLFSHTDRETDYARDSMEGFMDTVYRQMRLVTGLNVTVNVINYLLAFTIAAIAVWLWMDSAISIGAIAIAISLALRINGMAQWIMWEVSALFENIGTVADGMKTLSKTPQVQDSADAKALNVKQGEIRLEQACFHYQGHEDNQNKEVFEALNIHIKAGEKVGLVGRSGAGKSTLVNLLLRFYDLNSGRILIDGQDIKDVTQDSLRKHIGMVTQDTSLLHRSVRDNILYGRPDASEAELLEASRKAEAHEFIQELHDPEGNTGYDAQVGERGVKLSGGQRQRIAIARVLLKDAPILILDEATSALDSEVEAAIQESLYRLMENKTVIAIAHRLSTIAAMDRLIVLDQGRIAEQGTHQELIAKGGIYAQLWAHQTGGFIGED; this is encoded by the coding sequence ATGCTCAGACTCTTTGAACGTTTTGTGAACCCCTTTCCTCCGGAACACCCGCAGCAGCCACCTGCCGGAATTTTTGCTTTCTGCCGCCATTACACCCGTGGCCTGGAAGTGCCGCTGGTGTTTATGTCGCTGCTGACGGCTCTGCTGGCGGTGCTGGAAGTCATGATGTTCGGCTTTATGGGCAATCTGGTTGACTGGCTGAGCCAGCGCACACCCGACACCCTGCTCGCCGAAGAAGGCAGCCGTCTGCTGCTGATGTCGCTGATGGTCGTACTGGTAATGCCTTTAGTCGTCTTTTTCCACACCTTGCTGGTGCATCAGACGTTATTGGGTAATTACCCGATGAAAATCCGCTGGCTGACCCATCGCTATCTGTTAAAGCAAAGCCTCGGTTTTTATCAGGATGAATTTGCCGGCCGCCTCGCCACCAAGGTGATGCAAACCGCTCTGGCGGTGCGCGAAACCGTGATGAAACTGATGGATCTGGCGGTTTATATTCTGGTGTATTTCACCTCAGTACTGGTCATGGTGGCACTGGCCGACTGGCGCCTTATGCTGCCAATGCTGGCCTGGCTGGCGCTGTATATTTGTGCCCAGCTGTACTTTGTACCCAAGCTGAAACGCATTGCCACCGAACAGGCCGACGCCCGCTCCACCATGACCGGACGTGTGGTCGACAGTTACACCAATATTCAGACGGTAAAACTGTTCTCACATACCGACCGTGAAACGGATTATGCACGCGACTCGATGGAAGGCTTTATGGATACCGTGTACCGCCAGATGCGTCTGGTCACGGGTCTGAATGTGACCGTTAACGTCATTAATTACCTGCTGGCGTTTACCATTGCCGCCATCGCCGTCTGGCTGTGGATGGACAGCGCCATCAGTATCGGCGCCATTGCCATTGCGATCTCGCTGGCGCTGCGCATCAACGGTATGGCGCAGTGGATTATGTGGGAAGTCAGTGCCCTGTTTGAAAATATCGGCACCGTTGCCGACGGCATGAAAACGCTGTCCAAAACCCCGCAGGTGCAGGATAGCGCTGATGCCAAAGCGCTGAACGTAAAGCAGGGCGAAATCCGTCTGGAACAGGCCTGTTTCCATTATCAGGGGCATGAAGACAACCAGAATAAAGAGGTATTCGAGGCACTGAATATCCATATCAAAGCCGGTGAAAAAGTGGGATTGGTCGGACGCTCCGGTGCCGGAAAATCGACACTGGTTAATCTGCTGCTGCGTTTTTACGACCTGAATTCCGGCCGTATTCTGATTGACGGTCAGGATATTAAAGACGTGACTCAGGATTCACTGCGCAAACATATCGGCATGGTGACTCAGGATACCTCGCTGCTGCACCGCAGCGTGCGTGACAATATTCTCTACGGACGCCCGGATGCCAGCGAAGCCGAACTGCTGGAAGCGTCGCGCAAGGCCGAAGCGCACGAATTTATTCAGGAACTGCACGATCCGGAAGGCAACACAGGCTACGACGCCCAGGTCGGTGAGCGCGGGGTAAAACTGTCCGGTGGCCAGCGCCAGCGTATCGCCATTGCCCGGGTATTATTAAAAGACGCACCGATTCTGATTCTGGACGAAGCCACCTCCGCGCTGGACTCGGAAGTCGAAGCCGCCATTCAGGAGAGTCTGTACCGGTTAATGGAAAATAAAACCGTGATTGCTATTGCTCACCGGTTATCGACCATTGCCGCGATGGATCGTCTGATCGTACTGGATCAGGGCCGTATTGCTGAACAGGGCACACATCAGGAACTGATTGCCAAAGGTGGAATTTACGCGCAATTGTGG